One segment of Castanea sativa cultivar Marrone di Chiusa Pesio chromosome 3, ASM4071231v1 DNA contains the following:
- the LOC142629259 gene encoding subtilisin-like protease SBT3 — MVPQKSSVWTFYLCLDWSLAAIRSAMMTTSDAFDNTLNPITDLGDDNHPASPFVFAAGHINPNKALDTGLIYDVNAQDYVNVLCGLKYTNQQIQIITKSASNNCSNTSLDLNYPSFVAFFNAKGSNSNFKSVREFHRTVTNVGEGQSTYVASVTLIKEIKVGVTPENWCSKTRMRSKVSS; from the coding sequence ATGGTACCCCAAAAGTCCTCTGTTTGGACTTTCTACTTATGTCTTGATTGGAGTCTTGCAGCCATTAGATCTGCCATGATGACCACATCGGATGCATTCGACAACACACTCAATCCAATCACAGACCTTGGTGATGATAACCATCCAGCCAGTCCTTTTGTCTTTGCAGCTGGACACATCAATCCCAACAAGGCATTAGACACTGGTCTAATATACGATGTGAATGCACAAGATTATGTGAACGTTCTATGTGGTCTAAAGTATACCAATCAACAAATTCAAATCATCACCAAATCAGCTTCAAATAATTGTTCCAACACGTCCTTGGACCTTAACTACCCATCTTTCGTTGCATTTTTCAATGCCAAGGGCTCCAATTCTAATTTTAAAAGTGTACGAGAATTTCATAGAACAGTGACCAATGTTGGAGAGGGACAATCAACCTATGTTGCAAGTGTGACACTCATTAAAGAAATTAAAGTCGGTGTCACGCCAGAGAATTGGTGTTCAAAAACAAGAATGAGAAGCAAAGTTTCAAGTTGA